A single genomic interval of Alistipes sp. ZOR0009 harbors:
- a CDS encoding anti-sigma factor family protein encodes MTCKECIQHLDRFNGSTMQMHSNQVIEHLSSCQSCAAAYRAMQAVDAYVDSQQQMQPSTFLAARVMAQVAKQPIRKPLHVSRVRPLMLAASVAATIVLGIVVGNLFKAQTHTVSSTNEMAIIDDSHLESISLLTSE; translated from the coding sequence ATGACCTGTAAAGAATGCATACAACACTTAGATCGATTTAATGGCAGCACAATGCAGATGCACTCCAACCAAGTTATTGAGCATTTAAGCAGCTGCCAAAGTTGTGCTGCCGCCTACAGAGCCATGCAGGCTGTAGATGCCTACGTCGATAGCCAGCAACAAATGCAGCCATCTACTTTTCTAGCCGCAAGAGTAATGGCCCAAGTGGCTAAGCAACCAATCAGAAAGCCCCTACATGTAAGCAGGGTTAGGCCGCTGATGCTGGCCGCATCTGTTGCAGCAACCATTGTGCTAGGAATTGTGGTAGGGAACCTATTCAAAGCCCAAACACATACGGTCTCCAGCACCAACGAAATGGCCATAATCGACGATTCGCACTTAGAATCCATCTCACTTCTAACCTCCGAATAG
- a CDS encoding RNA polymerase sigma factor, which translates to MILMQEAEMVQRIVEGEQELFTELVRVHQTLVFRTCMGLTHSKEDAEDLTQEVFISAYLQLDRFKNESKLSTWLYRMAVNASLNHIRSSKKRSIFQRIEVFFTREKTEVTPVALPVTDNPERQLIAAQESKAIERAIDALPEKQRVAFTLSRYDELPQAEIAAIMGISEGAIEQLLQRAKANLRKKLTIYYKK; encoded by the coding sequence ATGATATTAATGCAGGAGGCAGAAATGGTACAACGGATAGTAGAGGGAGAGCAGGAGCTCTTTACCGAGCTGGTACGTGTGCACCAAACCTTGGTTTTCCGAACCTGCATGGGGCTTACACATAGCAAGGAGGATGCAGAAGATCTCACCCAGGAAGTATTTATCAGCGCCTACCTGCAGTTGGATCGCTTTAAGAACGAATCGAAGCTATCTACCTGGCTCTACCGTATGGCCGTAAACGCCTCGCTCAATCACATTCGCAGCAGCAAGAAACGGAGCATTTTTCAGCGTATCGAAGTTTTTTTTACCCGAGAAAAGACGGAGGTGACGCCAGTAGCCCTTCCCGTTACCGACAATCCCGAGCGGCAGCTTATTGCTGCCCAAGAGAGCAAGGCCATAGAGCGGGCCATAGATGCACTACCCGAAAAACAGCGAGTCGCTTTTACCCTAAGCCGGTACGACGAACTACCGCAGGCCGAGATAGCCGCCATCATGGGTATCAGCGAAGGAGCCATAGAGCAGCTACTACAGCGGGCAAAAGCCAACCTCCGAAAAAAGCTGACTATCTACTATAAAAAATAG
- a CDS encoding efflux RND transporter periplasmic adaptor subunit has translation MKAKLRFIAAITSSVAMVAGISSCSNASQENTSSKSTPIAVEVGYPSSNQNSNFEVSGKVEAKQVANISTKLMGYITKIHAKVGDHVVQGQLLASIESQDIQAKKAQTQAMVAEADAAFSNAQKDYERFQQLYNQQSASTKELENMKLQYTSAKSRLEAAKQMRNEASSMLTYTQLRAPFAGTVTQKLADQGSMASPGMPILTVEQEGVFQIKAILPESSIGNIKQGNPVMVFIKSINKTFKAKIDELSTSSLYSGGQYDILVNVPSSEKSNLFSGQYANVTIEGKPSAISQKANLILIPESSIVRKDQLTGVYTISTNGTALLRWIRLGKSYGSNIEVLSGVAANEKIIVQSNGKLYNGAPVTIK, from the coding sequence ATGAAAGCAAAACTTAGATTCATAGCAGCAATTACCAGTAGCGTTGCTATGGTTGCAGGTATTAGCTCGTGCTCCAATGCTTCGCAGGAGAACACGTCCTCCAAATCCACCCCTATTGCTGTAGAGGTAGGCTATCCTTCGTCCAACCAAAATTCCAACTTCGAGGTTAGCGGAAAAGTGGAAGCAAAACAGGTCGCCAACATCAGCACAAAGCTAATGGGCTATATCACCAAAATACACGCAAAAGTGGGCGACCATGTAGTACAAGGACAACTTCTCGCCTCTATCGAGAGCCAAGATATCCAAGCCAAAAAGGCACAGACACAGGCGATGGTGGCCGAAGCTGATGCCGCATTCTCGAATGCCCAGAAGGATTACGAACGCTTCCAGCAGCTGTATAATCAGCAAAGCGCCTCAACAAAAGAGTTGGAGAACATGAAATTGCAATACACCTCCGCCAAGTCGAGATTAGAGGCAGCCAAACAGATGCGAAACGAGGCTTCGTCAATGCTAACCTACACCCAACTACGCGCTCCTTTCGCAGGAACTGTAACTCAAAAGCTGGCCGACCAAGGCTCTATGGCTTCCCCTGGAATGCCCATTCTTACCGTTGAACAAGAAGGTGTATTTCAAATAAAGGCCATACTACCCGAAAGTTCTATAGGAAATATCAAACAGGGCAACCCTGTTATGGTATTCATTAAGTCGATAAACAAAACTTTTAAAGCCAAGATCGACGAACTAAGCACCTCATCGCTATACTCAGGTGGCCAATACGACATACTGGTTAATGTACCCTCTTCCGAAAAGAGTAACCTATTCTCTGGACAGTACGCCAACGTCACCATAGAAGGAAAACCATCCGCTATTAGCCAAAAAGCGAACCTAATACTAATTCCAGAATCAAGCATCGTTCGTAAGGATCAGCTTACAGGCGTTTATACCATCAGCACTAACGGCACTGCTCTTCTGCGATGGATACGGCTAGGAAAAAGCTACGGATCAAATATCGAAGTCCTATCCGGCGTTGCAGCCAACGAAAAAATCATTGTTCAATCGAATGGAAAGCTTTATAACGGAGCTCCTGTGACGATAAAATAG
- a CDS encoding Crp/Fnr family transcriptional regulator, which translates to MLESIFTDSELLAEINKLSRIKRFSAEDVVLSPGNEIVFLPIIVQGVLRILKVNDDGGEFFLYHLYPGQTCAMSINCCQTGGKSMIKIVAEEDTEVVQIPVNMVDSWLKYPEWKYFINGTFGFRFNELINVIDLIAFSNMDKQLYNYLEQRAKAKKSRLLNITHKQIADEMHTHREVISRLLRTMEQKGLVKLGRNTILVAEDKKGG; encoded by the coding sequence ATGCTAGAATCTATATTTACGGATAGCGAGCTGCTAGCGGAGATAAATAAGCTGTCGAGAATAAAGCGGTTTAGTGCTGAAGATGTAGTGCTATCGCCAGGGAATGAGATAGTCTTTCTTCCTATAATTGTTCAGGGGGTGTTGCGTATACTTAAGGTAAACGATGATGGTGGTGAATTCTTCTTGTATCACCTTTACCCAGGTCAAACCTGTGCCATGTCTATCAACTGCTGCCAAACAGGCGGGAAAAGCATGATAAAGATTGTGGCCGAGGAGGATACAGAGGTGGTTCAGATTCCTGTAAATATGGTAGATTCGTGGCTAAAATATCCTGAGTGGAAATACTTCATAAATGGCACCTTCGGTTTTCGATTCAACGAGCTGATTAACGTTATTGATCTTATAGCCTTTAGCAATATGGATAAGCAGCTTTATAACTACCTAGAGCAGCGGGCTAAGGCAAAAAAAAGCCGCTTGCTTAATATAACGCACAAGCAGATCGCAGACGAGATGCATACCCATAGGGAGGTTATTAGCCGTTTGTTGCGTACGATGGAGCAGAAAGGGTTGGTTAAGCTTGGGCGAAACACCATTTTGGTTGCTGAGGATAAAAAAGGGGGGTAG
- a CDS encoding Spy/CpxP family protein refolding chaperone, which translates to MKTTNNKTLIWIIALLAIFNVTTLVTIGFHLYQSRYTTATAYSSKQQPAEEIQYNGRFFKYSLNLTSDQMEQFRIVNRTFRGDVNSINERLNKLRKSMMQNMSSSSPDTLRLNSIADSIGEQHARLKKETYRYYLGIKAICTPQQQTTLKGIFQTILGTESSVSCRGKEQGEGKHQHCLRGSTTK; encoded by the coding sequence ATGAAAACGACAAACAATAAAACCCTAATATGGATTATAGCGCTGCTCGCTATTTTCAACGTAACCACATTGGTAACCATTGGTTTTCACCTTTACCAGTCGCGATATACAACGGCAACGGCCTATTCCAGCAAGCAACAACCCGCAGAAGAGATACAGTATAACGGCCGATTTTTCAAATATTCCCTCAACCTCACATCCGACCAGATGGAGCAGTTTAGGATAGTTAATAGAACCTTTAGAGGCGACGTAAACTCCATAAACGAGAGGCTAAACAAGCTGCGAAAAAGCATGATGCAAAACATGTCGAGCTCTTCGCCTGATACCTTACGGCTCAACAGCATAGCCGATTCTATCGGAGAGCAGCATGCCCGCCTAAAAAAGGAGACCTACCGCTACTATCTCGGCATCAAGGCAATCTGTACCCCTCAACAGCAAACTACGCTTAAGGGAATATTTCAAACAATACTTGGCACCGAATCCTCGGTGAGCTGCCGCGGGAAAGAACAAGGAGAGGGCAAACATCAGCATTGCCTTAGAGGTAGCACTACCAAATAA
- a CDS encoding DUF2202 domain-containing protein, which produces MKAAVHFLALAALMATGSTFASCDRNSDVSTESNVPVLDVKSEVTSFALGANLTGVLPPSPPATPSEADMLTYMKEEEKLAKDVYTTLNAKWNVQIFTNIANAEATHINAVVGLMEHLGLSNTSLSPVGEFQNPEFTNLYNQLVAQGSISLTEAYKVGALIEDKDISDLNADMQKTANASILLVFDNLKRASANHLRAFTKQLTVLGITYTPKFIDQTTYAQIIATPMEQGKQYRKINGQ; this is translated from the coding sequence ATGAAAGCAGCAGTACATTTTCTAGCATTGGCAGCACTAATGGCAACCGGAAGCACCTTTGCCAGCTGCGATAGAAACTCTGATGTCAGCACAGAATCAAATGTACCTGTACTCGACGTTAAAAGCGAAGTCACCAGCTTTGCTCTCGGTGCCAACCTTACAGGAGTACTCCCCCCATCACCTCCAGCAACCCCCTCCGAGGCGGATATGCTTACCTATATGAAGGAGGAAGAAAAGCTGGCTAAGGATGTTTACACAACCCTAAACGCCAAGTGGAACGTCCAAATATTTACCAATATAGCCAACGCAGAGGCCACCCATATCAACGCCGTTGTAGGTTTAATGGAGCACCTAGGACTATCCAACACCTCTCTGTCACCCGTTGGAGAATTCCAAAATCCAGAATTTACCAACCTATATAATCAGCTGGTAGCGCAGGGCTCTATCTCGCTAACCGAAGCCTATAAGGTGGGAGCTTTAATTGAGGATAAGGATATATCTGATTTGAATGCCGACATGCAAAAGACCGCTAATGCCAGCATTCTGCTCGTATTCGACAACCTTAAGAGAGCTTCGGCCAACCACCTGAGAGCGTTTACCAAGCAGCTAACAGTTTTAGGAATCACCTACACCCCAAAATTTATCGACCAAACCACCTATGCTCAGATAATAGCCACTCCGATGGAGCAAGGGAAACAATACAGAAAAATAAACGGCCAATAG
- a CDS encoding TolC family protein: MIRKATLRTIKVGIGTLLITFSPKVNGQTSSITLDEAILRALKNSKELQIAAIEEKVAKEQHRQTLAIYLPQVSASYSAFATDNPLNAFGFKLQQQSITANDFNPTLLNHPSNSYNAVAMLEVKQPILNVDMIYQRKAADRQSVLYKYKARRTQEYITFEVQKAFMQLQFAYQAQIVVKDALSTAQSAYNFTENRDKQGLLQKSDLLNAQVQVTTLEAKVAEANSTIQNASDYLDLFLGATSSTTYSPIGEWENAPNNGSTQLSDNRADFIALSNAIEASQMTVKSSQANFLPRINAFASYQYNNPNLKNLGSGSYLTGVQLSWNIFNGLQTRHQINERRFTTNKLEVQLAQQKEQAAFEVAKTQRGINDAKTKIIQQKKAVEQSEESLRILRNRYEKGLVNTTDILQAQSQLAQQQLNLQQAILERNITQAYLLFLTASVNN; this comes from the coding sequence ATGATAAGAAAAGCAACTTTACGGACAATCAAGGTAGGCATAGGAACCCTACTAATCACCTTTTCGCCCAAGGTTAATGGGCAAACATCCTCAATAACGCTAGATGAAGCCATTCTACGTGCTCTAAAAAACAGCAAAGAGCTACAAATAGCCGCTATCGAGGAGAAGGTGGCAAAAGAACAGCATAGGCAAACCTTAGCCATCTACCTGCCTCAGGTGAGCGCTTCATATTCAGCATTTGCCACCGACAATCCCCTAAATGCCTTTGGATTTAAGCTGCAGCAGCAAAGTATCACAGCCAACGATTTTAACCCAACGTTACTGAATCATCCTTCCAACTCATACAACGCGGTTGCCATGCTCGAGGTCAAGCAGCCGATTCTCAATGTTGACATGATCTACCAGCGAAAAGCGGCAGACAGACAGTCGGTGCTCTACAAATATAAAGCACGACGAACACAGGAGTATATCACCTTCGAAGTTCAAAAAGCATTCATGCAGCTGCAGTTTGCCTATCAAGCACAAATAGTTGTAAAAGATGCGCTGTCAACCGCCCAGTCCGCATACAACTTCACAGAAAATAGGGACAAGCAAGGGCTACTCCAAAAATCTGACCTCCTAAATGCGCAAGTACAAGTTACCACCCTCGAAGCAAAAGTTGCCGAAGCAAACAGCACCATTCAAAACGCCTCCGACTATCTGGATCTCTTTCTTGGAGCCACCTCTAGTACAACCTACAGCCCCATCGGCGAATGGGAAAACGCCCCAAACAACGGTAGCACGCAGCTATCTGATAACCGTGCCGACTTTATCGCGCTATCCAACGCCATAGAGGCCTCACAAATGACCGTAAAATCGAGCCAAGCAAACTTTTTACCTCGCATAAATGCATTTGCATCCTATCAGTACAACAATCCAAACCTTAAAAATCTCGGGTCGGGCTCCTACCTTACTGGCGTACAACTTTCATGGAACATTTTTAATGGATTACAGACTCGACATCAAATAAACGAAAGACGTTTTACAACCAACAAGCTAGAAGTTCAACTTGCTCAACAAAAAGAACAGGCCGCATTTGAGGTTGCCAAAACGCAAAGAGGCATAAACGATGCCAAAACCAAGATTATTCAGCAAAAAAAAGCCGTAGAGCAATCGGAGGAATCCTTACGCATTCTTCGCAACAGGTACGAAAAGGGGTTGGTAAATACGACAGACATCCTGCAAGCACAATCACAGTTAGCCCAACAACAGCTCAACCTTCAGCAGGCTATTCTAGAACGAAATATCACCCAAGCGTACCTTCTTTTTCTTACGGCCTCTGTTAACAACTAG
- a CDS encoding anaerobic C4-dicarboxylate transporter family protein, protein MFWLELLVVLLAIFLGARIGGIGLGVMGALGLAVLVFVFGLQPSVPPVDVMLMIVAVVTAAGALQAAGGLDYLVHLAEKMLRKNPKQITFYGPLVTYLFTIVAGTGHVSYSVLPVIAEVATDTRVRPERPMSIAVIASQQGITASPISAATVALLGMLSPFGYTLTDILMVAIPSTLVGVFAGALFASRMGKELDKDPEFLAKLEDGSFSFLAKKPDHEVVIPFTAKLSVYLFLLGTILIVLFGSVESLRPSWESNGVKTMLGMPEAIEVIMLSIAAAILLFCKASVDKTVKGSVFIAGVQAVIAIFGIAWMGDTFFKGNMPFLEAGLKSMVTAYPWLFSFALFVLSILLYSQAATVRALVPFGLGLGIPAASMIGMFPSVNGYFFIPNYPTIVAAINFDRTGTTRIGRWVLNHSFMIPGLVATVVAVAIGLLLTSIIF, encoded by the coding sequence ATGTTTTGGTTGGAGCTTTTAGTTGTTCTATTGGCAATATTTTTAGGAGCCCGTATCGGAGGTATAGGGCTTGGAGTGATGGGTGCGCTAGGTTTAGCCGTGCTTGTCTTTGTATTTGGTTTGCAACCCTCGGTACCTCCGGTGGATGTGATGCTGATGATTGTTGCGGTCGTTACTGCAGCAGGAGCGCTACAGGCCGCAGGTGGGCTCGACTATCTGGTGCATTTGGCAGAAAAGATGCTCCGTAAGAATCCAAAGCAGATAACCTTCTACGGACCATTGGTAACCTACCTGTTTACGATTGTTGCAGGTACAGGGCATGTGTCGTATTCCGTACTGCCTGTAATTGCAGAGGTGGCAACCGACACTCGTGTTCGTCCCGAGAGGCCCATGTCTATAGCAGTTATTGCATCGCAGCAGGGGATAACTGCAAGCCCAATTTCGGCTGCTACGGTGGCGCTATTGGGAATGCTTTCGCCTTTTGGCTATACGCTTACCGATATTTTAATGGTTGCAATTCCTTCTACGTTGGTAGGAGTGTTTGCTGGTGCGCTGTTTGCCTCGCGCATGGGTAAGGAGCTCGATAAGGATCCGGAGTTTCTGGCAAAGTTGGAAGATGGCTCATTTTCTTTTCTAGCAAAGAAGCCCGATCACGAGGTGGTTATTCCATTTACAGCGAAGCTTTCTGTTTACCTATTTCTTTTGGGAACCATACTTATTGTGCTGTTTGGTTCGGTTGAGAGCCTTCGTCCATCGTGGGAGAGTAATGGGGTAAAAACGATGCTTGGCATGCCAGAGGCCATTGAAGTGATAATGCTATCCATTGCTGCAGCCATTTTACTATTTTGCAAAGCATCTGTTGACAAAACCGTAAAAGGATCGGTATTTATTGCAGGGGTACAGGCCGTAATTGCCATATTTGGTATTGCGTGGATGGGTGATACCTTCTTTAAGGGCAACATGCCATTTTTGGAGGCTGGTCTTAAGTCTATGGTTACTGCTTATCCTTGGCTTTTCTCTTTTGCGCTGTTTGTGCTTTCTATCCTTTTGTACAGTCAGGCTGCCACGGTACGTGCGCTGGTGCCATTTGGGTTGGGCCTGGGCATTCCTGCCGCCTCAATGATTGGGATGTTTCCGTCGGTTAACGGCTACTTCTTTATACCAAACTATCCAACCATTGTGGCTGCCATCAACTTTGATAGAACGGGGACAACCCGAATTGGGCGTTGGGTGCTAAACCACAGCTTTATGATTCCGGGCTTGGTTGCTACAGTTGTTGCTGTTGCAATAGGGCTTCTTCTTACAAGTATCATTTTCTAG
- a CDS encoding efflux RND transporter permease subunit: MKEGLSGRIASTFIKSKLTILLMVAIMVAGAYSTYLIPREEEPQISIPIADIFIAYPGASPTEVETKVAAPLEKVVSNVKGVEHVYSSSMNEQTMLTVQFYVGEDVERSLVKLYSEIMKNMDKMPQGISMPLIKTRSIDDVPVLGLTLWSEKYSDYELRKLSEVLANEIKKVRDVSDIKIIGGRSQEVRITPDKDKMEGSRVDILSIARQIQASNSQQSSGTLLKTDTAFSVVTGSFLASAEEVGNIIVGANGQFPVYLKQIANVEDAASTPSQYVYFGYGKGAADSLSKYPSEYQGITLSIAKKAGADAMHLSDEIINKVNSLKKELIPDDVHIDITRNYGETASHKVSELLLHLFITIVIVTLFVMLAMGWRGGLVVFLSVPVTFALTLFVYYFLGYTLNRITLFALVFITGIVVDDSIIIAENMHRHFKMRKLPFYQAAIYAINEVGNPTILATFTVVAAILPMAFVTGMMGPYMSPMPIGASIAMMFSLIVALTLTPYLGYVFLKHISKKEKKDSSTQLEESPMYKLYRATINPLLESRKYRWVFMVGTIIVLIGSMMLFYTKSVALKMLPFDNKNEFQVVVDMPEGTTLERTAAVTREVAQYVGSQPLVKNYQNYIGTAGPISFNGLVRHYDLRKGDNVADIQVNLIDKSERSLQSHDIAKSMRPSIQAIAKKYNANIKIVEVPPGPPVLSTVVAEVYGPEYSQQIEIARQVKTLFASTEGMADIDWMVEDNQPEYFFDIDKEKALRSGIAPAQIVSTLNAGLSGQTLGKLNRPENFSPIPIRLQLADSDKSNLEDLKGLKVMSQNGNLLPVGDFVTISNKIKDKSIFRKDQKRVVYVVADMAGKLESPFYAMTKVSEKLKDIKIPDGYTLKEEYSQQPKSESNFSLKWDGEWQITYDVFRDLGIAFVVAIVVIYMLIVGWFQNFRAPVIMLAPIPLSLIGIILGHWILGAYFTATSMIGFIALAGVMVRNSVLLIDFINIRLNEGISLKQSIIESGAVRTTPILLTAGSVALGAIIILFDPIFQGLAISLIGGTVTSTFLTLVVVPLLYYRMVRNKYQ, from the coding sequence ATGAAAGAAGGATTATCAGGTCGCATCGCCAGTACCTTTATAAAATCGAAGCTTACCATCCTGCTGATGGTTGCCATAATGGTAGCTGGTGCATACAGCACCTACCTAATACCCAGAGAGGAAGAACCTCAGATATCAATACCTATTGCTGATATCTTTATAGCCTATCCAGGAGCTTCCCCTACTGAAGTAGAAACGAAGGTAGCAGCTCCGCTCGAAAAGGTGGTATCTAACGTCAAGGGCGTAGAGCACGTCTACTCCTCCTCCATGAACGAGCAAACCATGCTAACAGTACAATTCTACGTTGGCGAGGATGTAGAACGCTCGCTAGTGAAGCTCTACAGCGAAATAATGAAGAACATGGATAAGATGCCGCAAGGCATATCCATGCCGCTTATCAAAACACGTTCCATCGACGATGTTCCTGTACTTGGCCTTACCCTATGGAGCGAAAAGTACAGCGACTACGAGCTAAGAAAGCTATCGGAAGTATTGGCTAATGAAATAAAAAAAGTTCGCGATGTTTCGGACATAAAGATTATCGGTGGCAGAAGTCAGGAAGTTAGAATCACCCCCGACAAAGATAAGATGGAAGGTAGCCGGGTGGACATTCTCAGCATAGCCCGTCAGATACAGGCCAGCAATAGCCAACAGTCTTCTGGAACTCTTTTAAAGACTGACACTGCATTCTCTGTTGTCACAGGAAGCTTTCTTGCTAGCGCCGAAGAGGTGGGTAACATTATTGTAGGTGCTAACGGCCAATTTCCTGTTTATCTTAAGCAGATTGCAAACGTAGAAGATGCAGCCTCTACCCCAAGCCAATACGTCTACTTTGGATACGGAAAAGGAGCAGCCGACAGCCTAAGCAAATACCCTTCTGAATACCAAGGCATAACCCTATCCATCGCAAAAAAAGCAGGTGCGGATGCCATGCACCTATCCGATGAGATAATAAACAAAGTAAACTCCCTAAAAAAGGAGCTTATTCCTGACGATGTCCATATTGATATAACCCGCAACTACGGAGAAACGGCTTCCCACAAGGTGTCGGAACTGCTGCTACATCTCTTTATAACCATCGTTATAGTAACGCTATTTGTGATGCTGGCTATGGGATGGAGAGGCGGACTGGTTGTATTCCTTTCTGTTCCCGTTACTTTTGCCTTAACGCTATTTGTATACTACTTCTTGGGGTATACCCTAAACCGTATAACCCTCTTTGCGCTAGTATTCATTACAGGTATTGTAGTGGACGACTCCATCATAATCGCAGAAAACATGCACCGCCACTTTAAAATGCGCAAGCTGCCATTTTATCAGGCGGCAATCTACGCTATCAACGAGGTGGGAAATCCAACAATCCTTGCCACATTTACCGTTGTCGCAGCCATTCTTCCAATGGCGTTTGTAACAGGTATGATGGGGCCTTACATGAGTCCAATGCCAATCGGCGCATCTATTGCCATGATGTTCTCTCTGATAGTTGCCCTAACGCTTACTCCTTATCTTGGCTATGTTTTCCTCAAGCACATATCAAAAAAGGAGAAAAAAGATAGCAGCACGCAACTCGAAGAGTCGCCAATGTACAAACTATACAGGGCCACCATTAATCCCTTACTAGAATCAAGAAAATACCGATGGGTATTCATGGTTGGAACCATCATCGTGCTTATTGGCTCCATGATGCTTTTTTACACCAAAAGTGTAGCACTTAAGATGCTTCCTTTCGATAATAAGAATGAGTTTCAGGTGGTGGTGGATATGCCAGAAGGTACAACGCTTGAGCGTACTGCTGCCGTAACCCGTGAAGTTGCCCAGTATGTCGGCAGCCAACCGCTTGTTAAGAACTATCAAAACTATATTGGCACGGCGGGCCCTATCAGCTTTAATGGCCTTGTTAGACATTACGATCTTCGTAAAGGCGATAACGTAGCAGACATACAAGTAAACCTTATCGACAAATCGGAACGTAGCCTTCAAAGCCACGACATTGCTAAGTCAATGAGACCTTCCATACAGGCAATTGCCAAAAAATACAACGCTAACATCAAGATTGTTGAAGTTCCTCCAGGGCCTCCTGTTTTATCAACAGTAGTGGCCGAGGTGTACGGGCCAGAGTATAGCCAGCAAATAGAAATTGCCCGACAAGTAAAAACACTTTTTGCCAGCACCGAAGGGATGGCTGATATCGACTGGATGGTAGAGGATAACCAGCCGGAATACTTCTTCGATATTGATAAGGAAAAGGCGCTACGAAGTGGGATTGCCCCTGCCCAAATAGTGAGCACCCTTAATGCTGGACTTTCGGGTCAAACGCTTGGGAAGCTAAATAGGCCAGAAAACTTCTCGCCCATTCCCATCCGGTTGCAGCTAGCAGATAGCGACAAGTCGAACTTGGAAGACCTTAAGGGTCTCAAGGTCATGAGCCAAAACGGCAACCTACTCCCTGTTGGAGACTTTGTGACTATTTCCAACAAGATTAAAGATAAAAGCATTTTCCGCAAAGATCAAAAAAGGGTGGTTTACGTTGTTGCTGATATGGCTGGCAAGCTCGAAAGCCCTTTCTATGCCATGACAAAAGTGTCGGAGAAACTAAAAGACATTAAGATTCCAGATGGGTACACCCTAAAGGAAGAGTATAGCCAACAACCAAAAAGCGAAAGTAACTTCAGCCTTAAATGGGATGGCGAATGGCAAATTACCTACGATGTTTTCCGCGATCTAGGAATTGCATTTGTGGTAGCCATTGTAGTTATATACATGCTCATTGTCGGTTGGTTCCAAAACTTTAGAGCCCCCGTCATCATGCTTGCTCCTATTCCGTTATCGCTAATAGGGATAATACTTGGACACTGGATCCTTGGCGCCTACTTTACCGCTACCTCGATGATTGGCTTTATTGCTCTTGCAGGGGTAATGGTAAGAAACTCCGTACTCCTTATCGACTTTATTAACATTAGGCTCAATGAAGGAATATCCCTAAAGCAGTCAATCATAGAATCGGGAGCCGTACGTACAACCCCCATTCTGCTAACTGCAGGATCTGTTGCCCTAGGTGCGATTATCATCCTATTCGATCCCATTTTCCAAGGATTGGCAATCTCCCTAATTGGAGGAACCGTAACCTCCACCTTCCTCACGCTGGTGGTTGTTCCTCTACTATACTACCGAATGGTTAGAAATAAATACCAATAA